In Coraliomargarita sinensis, the genomic stretch TTTGACGAATCTTGAAGCGGCTGCCGACCGGATTGTCGCGGCTGTCAACCGCGCCGAGGATGTGGTGGTTTTCGGCGACTACGATGTGGATGGGATCACCAGCACGGTACAGCTAGTCGGGATGCTTCGCAGGCTCGGCCTGGAACCGCGCTTTTGTGTGCCCCGTCGTTTGGAGGAAGGCTACGGTCTCAGCCGCGAAGCGATGGAGCGCGTGTTTGACGGTCGATTCCCGCAACTCTTTATCGCCCTTGATTGCGGCACGAATGCGCACGAGCCGATTGCCTACCTTGCGGATCAGGGGATCGATGTGATCGTGATCGACCATCACCAGGCGAAGGAGGAACCCGCTGGCGCATGCACCATGGTCAACCCTCATGTCCACGATACGGAAGATGCGCCCTGGCGGCACCTCTGTACTGCCGGTCTGGTTTTTAAGCTCCTGCACGGACTGCTGCGTAAATTGCGCGAGGCGGACGACCCACGGGTCGAAACCATCCAGCTGAAAGACACGCTTGATTTGGTGGCGCTCGGCACCATCGCCGACCTGGTTCCGCTGCACCGCGAGAATCGTATTCTTTCCTGGTATGGGCTGCACCACCTGCGGGCCAACGGCCGCGTCGGTGTTCGTGCGCTGGCGGAAGTGAGCGGTATCGACGGGGCTCAGGAAATGAGCAGTGCCGATATTTCCTTTAAGCTCGGCCCGCGAATTAACGCCTGCGGACGCCTGGCCGATGCTTCGCGGCCGATTGAATTACTCCTGGGTAAAAATGCGGATACCTGCCGTGAAGTTGCGAAGGAACTGGATGCTTTGAACAAGGAGCGGCAGAGTATCGAGCGTGGGATTACGCAGGTCGCCGAGGCTCGGGCCGGCGAGGAATTTGCCGACCTGCCCGGTGTTATTCTTTACGACAAGGATTGGCACCCGGGAGTCGTCGGGATTGTGGCCAGCCGCGTGAGCCGCCACCTGCACAAACCCTGTGTTATTCTGGGTGCCGAAGGCGATATGGCCAAGGGCTCCGGGCGTAGTGTGGCCAATGTCGATCTGGTCGAAGTCTTCCACCGTTGCTCGCATTTGCTCGACCATTGGGGCGGCCACCCGATGGCCGCCGGTGTCTCTCTTAAAGCGGAAAACGTCGAGGACTTTACCCGTTGTTTCAACGATAGTCTGCTGGCGTTGCACCCGGATGGCTTGCCCGAGGCATCGCTGGCGGTCTCCGCCTGGTTGGATCCGGATGATCTCAACATTGCACTACTTGAGGAGCTGGCCCGCCTGCATCCATTCGGGCAGGGGAATCCGGAGCCGGTGTTTGGCCTCCAGGGGGTGTGTCTGGATGAGGCGCCCATTACTTTCGGGCAAAATAATTTCCGCTTTCGCTTGCCGGACGGCTCGTCCCGGGGCATCGCCGGGATCGCCTGGAACCTGGGCGAACCGCCCGAAGCCGGCCAGCCGATTAACATGGCCCTGCGATTTGCCTGGAACCACTGGCGTGGAAAACGCTATCCGCAGGTGACCCTGATTGACTGGAAGAATTCTTAGTCTAAATTTACCTTATGACAGACTCATCCCGCTCGATTTTACTCGGTGTCAACGTCGACCACTGCGCGACCGTCCGGCAGGCGCGCTATCGCAGTCACGCCCTTGATCACGGCGACGAGGTCGAGCCTGACCCGGTAGCGTTCGCGCTGGCCTGTGAGGCAGCAGGCGCCGATGGAATTACCATGCATCTCCGTGAGGACCGGCGCCATGTGCAGGATTCGGATGTGCAACGGGTCCGGGAGCAGATCGGAACCCGTCTGAATTTGGAAATGGCCTGCACACCGGAGATGATCGAATATGCCCTCCAGCTGAAGCCGGACTCGGTCTGCCTGGTGCCGGAGAGCCGCGAGGAGATCACGACCGAAGGAGGGCTGGACGTCATCGGGCAAAAGGGGCGTGTCGGTGAAGTGGTCGCGGCGATGACTCAGGCCGGTATCACAACGAGCCTGTTTATCGATCCCGATCCGGCGCAAATTGAAGCGGCGGCTGAATTAAAGAGCCCCTGGGTGGAACTGCATACCGGGGCCTACGCCAACGCCTACTACCATGAAGGTCGTGCCCGCGAATTGGAAATTCTGCGGTCCGGCGCGGAACTGGCTCATGACCTTGGCCTGATCGTCAATGCCGGGCATGGGATCAACTACATAAATATTTCCGAAGTGGTCACGCTCCCCCATCTACACGAGTTGAATATTGGACATTCCATTATCAGTCGTGCGCTCTTCGTTGGCATCGAGCAGGCGACCAAGGAAATGAAGGCCTTTTTATTGTAAAAGCGGCACTCTCTCACCATACCCCAAGTCATGAACATTCCGTCCTTTGCTCATCCCGTTTTAAGCTGTGCTGATGCCAAGCAGTATGAGTCGAAACTCATGACGGACGATGCCGCGGAATGGGCGGCTATGCAAAAGGCAGGGGCGGGCATCTCGAGGTGTATCATGCGGGATTACCAGGAGCTGCGCCCGCTGCCCGATCATATGCGGATATTGGCTCTTGTGGGGAAAGGGCACAACGGAGGCGATGCCTTGTTGGCCTGTGGCGAGCTTTTGGCCCACTTTCCCCGTGCCCGGGTGGACTTGATTCTGACTGCATCCCCGGATGACCTTAAGCCCTTATGCGCTCGTGCGCTCAAAGGACTTGAAGGTCGCGTCAAACGCCACCGCTTCGAGGTAGAATCCGTCGAGCAAGGCCATGATTTGTTGGATTCGATTTCGGAGGGGCGTGGTTTTCATATCTGCCTCGACGGCTTGCTTGGGATGGATTTCCGGCCACCGCTGCGAAGTCCGCTCGATGTATTGATTCAGGCGGTGAACGATTACGATGCCATCGATCTACGTGCTGCGGTGGACTTGCCTTCCGGGGCAGGTGATGAAGCATCGGAGTTAAAATTTGAGGCCGACTTCAGCT encodes the following:
- a CDS encoding pyridoxine 5'-phosphate synthase, with protein sequence MTDSSRSILLGVNVDHCATVRQARYRSHALDHGDEVEPDPVAFALACEAAGADGITMHLREDRRHVQDSDVQRVREQIGTRLNLEMACTPEMIEYALQLKPDSVCLVPESREEITTEGGLDVIGQKGRVGEVVAAMTQAGITTSLFIDPDPAQIEAAAELKSPWVELHTGAYANAYYHEGRARELEILRSGAELAHDLGLIVNAGHGINYINISEVVTLPHLHELNIGHSIISRALFVGIEQATKEMKAFLL
- the recJ gene encoding single-stranded-DNA-specific exonuclease RecJ, which gives rise to MQWTTPDTDEALAEELAQGLRVSKTCGQLLAQLGFRSKESAEDFLRPRLAHLDDPFALTNLEAAADRIVAAVNRAEDVVVFGDYDVDGITSTVQLVGMLRRLGLEPRFCVPRRLEEGYGLSREAMERVFDGRFPQLFIALDCGTNAHEPIAYLADQGIDVIVIDHHQAKEEPAGACTMVNPHVHDTEDAPWRHLCTAGLVFKLLHGLLRKLREADDPRVETIQLKDTLDLVALGTIADLVPLHRENRILSWYGLHHLRANGRVGVRALAEVSGIDGAQEMSSADISFKLGPRINACGRLADASRPIELLLGKNADTCREVAKELDALNKERQSIERGITQVAEARAGEEFADLPGVILYDKDWHPGVVGIVASRVSRHLHKPCVILGAEGDMAKGSGRSVANVDLVEVFHRCSHLLDHWGGHPMAAGVSLKAENVEDFTRCFNDSLLALHPDGLPEASLAVSAWLDPDDLNIALLEELARLHPFGQGNPEPVFGLQGVCLDEAPITFGQNNFRFRLPDGSSRGIAGIAWNLGEPPEAGQPINMALRFAWNHWRGKRYPQVTLIDWKNS